The Candidatus Equadaptatus faecalis genome has a window encoding:
- the pduL gene encoding phosphate propanoyltransferase codes for MQDAIVDHVLKAIDKAALVIIEVSARHVHLSKTDMARLFGDGVEMIPKRPLSQPGQFLADQRVNLIGPKGKFTRVALLGPARSETQVELSRSDAVTLGVEAPLRLSGQLENSGQVTIEGPKGSITIPKGVICAKRHVHVTPEVAARHGWKDKQIVCVETLTDRPVIFKDVVLRVTETSKYRMHIDFDEANAANVQGFVLGKIIA; via the coding sequence ATTGATAAAGCGGCACTTGTCATCATTGAAGTGTCGGCGAGACACGTACACCTGAGCAAAACGGATATGGCTCGTCTTTTCGGCGACGGAGTCGAAATGATTCCCAAACGCCCGCTCTCGCAGCCGGGGCAGTTCCTTGCGGATCAGAGAGTCAATCTTATCGGACCCAAAGGCAAATTCACAAGAGTTGCCCTGCTTGGTCCGGCGCGTTCCGAAACTCAGGTCGAGCTGTCGCGCAGCGATGCAGTGACACTCGGCGTTGAAGCACCGCTCAGACTTTCGGGTCAGCTCGAAAACAGCGGGCAGGTTACGATAGAGGGACCGAAAGGCTCCATCACGATACCCAAAGGCGTAATCTGCGCAAAACGCCATGTCCACGTCACGCCGGAAGTTGCGGCGCGTCACGGCTGGAAGGACAAACAGATTGTCTGTGTTGAAACGCTCACGGACCGTCCTGTTATATTCAAAGACGTTGTGCTTCGCGTAACGGAAACCTCGAAATACCGTATGCACATCGACTTTGACGAAGCCAATGCTGCAAATGTCCAGGGTTTTGTGCTGGGCAAAATAATTGCATAA